A part of Setaria viridis chromosome 8, Setaria_viridis_v4.0, whole genome shotgun sequence genomic DNA contains:
- the LOC117866887 gene encoding protein ACCELERATED CELL DEATH 6 yields MARRASGCFIFYTHTRTHTPAASLLLSTVTSTARSSNLALIHPTMARQQQQQHIQLAPPSSGSPAVNSSPNDADGARLVQMCPSLYLTAYGGRTEEVMALLLQRHGAATAESYQSTGIVQHGQCDILEVSAERNTIFHVAAEQGHDELIWELYRRFREEQGLLSRRNSSLDTPLHCAARAGHVRAVAVLVQLAGQDFGESILGCKNEAGDTALHLAARHGHVDAVEVLVSAAAGAAAELNNAGVSPLYLAVMSGSVQAVKEIISTCSDASSAGPSSQNALHAAVFQSLEMVDLLLEWRPALADEVDSGGSSPLHFASSDGHRKIVEAILRAAPPGTVYKKDSCGLSALHVAARMGHDRVVKAVLRSCPDAAELRGGDGGTFVHAAARAKRSKVVSLAVKNPMLHGLLDAQDRDGNTPLHLAVAAGAPGVVETLLRKGKVRADVLNNDGRTPFDLAAGSTSFLTMVSLVVTLVAFRAQPRPQRQDQLKKWSGRDIVHEIEKTSDSLAVVAVLIATSALAAGFNLPGGYSDEGEANLARKFNVTGATDSGHLARQFAFKSFLFLDTVAVATSVVAVILLVYGKASRSAGSWRSFAAALHCMWVSLISLMLAFYTALNAVATTRVVYRSGSVAVYACIYLLAVFITTCIAPEVTWGTVWRFLRLSNLKGRHVIMKRQYPLARASVFNFCLFKATSMLAFVGFGSILSFLSTRRQGTSPAAPSPL; encoded by the exons ATGGCCAGGAGAGCTAGCGGTTGCTTCATCTTTTatacacacacacgcacacacacgcCGGCGGCCTCCCTACTCCTCTCTACTGTAACATCCACTGCACGCAGCAGCAACCTAGCTTTGATCCATCCGACGATGGCtcgtcagcagcagcagcagcacatccAGCTCGCGCCTCCTTCGAGTGGCTCGCCTGCTGTGAATTCATCGCCGAACGATGCTGATGGCGCACGCTTGGTCCAGATGTGCCCTTCTCTCTACCTCACTGCCTACGGAGGTCGGACGGAGGAGGTCATGGCGCTGCTTCTGCAACGACACGGCGCCGCGACGGCAGAGAGCTACCAATCCACTG GTATTGTTCAGCATGGACAGTGCGACATACTAGAAGTGAGCGCAGAGAGGAACACCATCTTTCACGTGGCCGCGGAGCAAGGGCACGACGAGCTGATCTGGGAGCTCTACCGCAGGTTCAGGGAGGAGCAAGGCCTCCTCTCTCGCCGGAACTCATCGCTGGACACGCCGCTGCACTGTGCGGCGAGGGCGGGGCACGTCAGGGCCGTCGCAGTCCTCGTCCAGCTGGCCGGCCAGGATTTCGGTGAGAGCATTCTGGGTTGCAAGAATGAAGCCGGGGACACGGCTCTGCACCTGGCGGCGAGGCACGGGCATGTTGACGCAGTGGAGGTCCTGgtctcggcggcggcaggggcggccgccGAGCTGAACAACGCCGGCGTGTCGCCGCTGTACTTGGCGGTAATGAGCGGGTCGGTGCAAGCCGTCAAAGAGATTATTAGCACGTGTAGTGACGCGTCATCTGCCGGGCCGAGCTCGCAGAATGCTCTCCACGCTGCCGTCTTCCAAAGCTTAG AAATGGTTGATCTCCTGCTGGAATGGAGGCCGGCTCTGGCCGACGAGGTCgacagcggcggcagcagcccgCTCCATTTCGCGTCGTCCGACGGCCACCGGAAAATCGTAGAGGCCATcctgcgcgccgcgccgccgggaaCTGTGTACAAGAAGGACTCGTGCGGCCTCTCGGCGCTCCACGTGGCGGCGCGGATGGGCCACGACCGCGTCGTGAAGGCGGTGTTGCGGAGCTgccccgacgccgccgagctccgcggcggcgacggcgggacCTTCGTGCACGCCGCGGCCAGGGCGAAGAGATCCAAGGTGGTATCTTTAGCCGTCAAGAACCCGATGCTGCACGGCCTCCTTGACGCGCAGGACAGGGACGGGAACACGCCGCTCCACCtcgcggtggccgccggcgcacCCGGCGTTGTGGAGACCCTGCTACGGAAGGGCAAGGTGCGGGCCGATGTTCTCAACAACGATGGGCGCACGCCGTTTGATCTCGCCGCGGGATCAacaagtttcttaaccatg GTGAGCCTGGTGGTGACGCTAGTCGCATTCAGGGCACAGCCCAGGCCGCAAAGGCAGGACCAACTGAAGAAGTGGAGCGGGCGCGACATTGTGCACGAGATCGAGAAGACGTCCGACAGCCTCGCCGTGGTGGCCGTGCTCATCGCCAcctccgcgctcgccgccgggtTCAACTTGCCCGGCGGGTACAGCGATGAGGGCGAGGCGAACCTCGCGCGCAAGTTCAACGTGACCGGAGCCACGGACAGTGGGCACCTCGCTCGCCAGTTCGCCTTCAAGAGCTTCCTGTTCCTGGACACCGTGGCCGTGGCGACGTCCGTGGTCGCGGTGATCCTCCTCGTCTACGGGAAGGCGTCGCGCTCCGCCGGCTCGTGGAGGAGCTTCGCCGCGGCGCTGCACTGCATGTGGGTGTCGCTCATCAGCCTGATGCTGGCCTTCTACACGGCGCTGAATGCCGTGGCGACAACTAGGGTGGTCTATCGATCCGGGTCGGTGGCGGTCTACGCGTGCATCTATCTCCTGGCCGTCTTCATCACGACTTGCATCGCGCCGGAGGTGACGTGGGGCACGGTCTGGAGGTTCCTGCGCCTCAGCAACTTGAAAGGAAGGCATGTGATCATGAAGCGGCAGTATCCGCTCGCCCGCGCTTCCGTATTCAACTTCTGCCTATTTAAAGCTACCAGTATGCTTGCGTTTGTTGGTTTTGGAAGCATCTTATCATTTTTGAGCACTAGGAGACAGGGCACCTCACCTGCTGCCCCCTCTCCTCTTTAG